A section of the Streptomyces sp. Je 1-369 genome encodes:
- the proC gene encoding pyrroline-5-carboxylate reductase: MSSNTSQKVAVLGTGKIGEALLSGMIRGGWAPADLLVTTRRQERADELRTRYGVTPVTNAEAAKQADTLILACKPQDMAKLLDELAPHVTPDRLVISAAAGITTAFIEERLTESTPVVRVMPNTPVLVDEGMSVISAGSHASSAALAHAEAIFGAVGKTLRVPETQQDACTALSGSGPAYFYFLVEAMTDAGILLGLPRDKAHDLIVQAAIGASVMLRDSGEHPVKLRENVTSPAGTTINAIRELENHGVRAALIAALEAARDRSRELASGNNT; encoded by the coding sequence ATGAGCAGCAACACGAGCCAGAAAGTCGCAGTCCTCGGCACCGGAAAGATCGGTGAAGCCCTGCTCAGCGGCATGATCCGCGGCGGCTGGGCACCCGCCGACCTCCTGGTCACCACCCGCCGCCAGGAACGCGCCGACGAACTCCGCACCCGCTACGGCGTCACCCCCGTGACCAACGCCGAAGCCGCCAAGCAGGCCGACACCCTGATCCTCGCCTGCAAGCCGCAGGACATGGCCAAGCTGCTCGACGAACTCGCCCCCCACGTCACCCCCGACCGCCTCGTCATCAGCGCCGCCGCCGGTATCACCACCGCCTTCATCGAAGAGCGCCTGACCGAGTCGACCCCGGTCGTCCGCGTCATGCCGAACACTCCCGTCCTCGTCGACGAGGGCATGTCCGTCATCTCGGCCGGCAGCCACGCCTCCTCCGCCGCCCTGGCGCACGCGGAGGCCATCTTCGGCGCCGTCGGCAAGACCCTCCGCGTTCCCGAGACCCAGCAGGACGCCTGCACCGCGCTCTCCGGCTCCGGCCCCGCCTACTTCTACTTCCTGGTCGAGGCCATGACCGACGCCGGCATCCTCCTCGGCCTGCCCCGCGACAAGGCACACGACCTCATCGTCCAGGCGGCGATCGGCGCGTCCGTGATGCTCCGCGACAGCGGCGAGCACCCCGTGAAGCTCCGCGAGAACGTCACGTCCCCCGCGGGCACCACGATCAACGCCATCCGCGAACTCGAGAACCACGGAGTACGCGCCGCCCTCATCGCCGCCCTGGAAGCGGCCCGCGACCGCAGCCGCGAACTGGCCTCCGGCAACAACACCTGA
- a CDS encoding GlxA family transcriptional regulator: MPSHPAPPRAPAPQRIALLTFPGVRAFDVSVITEVWGTDRTDRGVPAFDLRRVAADPAPVPIRGGLTLTPDRTLDWLTGLTGTDLVVVPGLDDHLTPAPRPLLEALREAHTRGITVAALCGGAFTLAQAGLLDGRRAITHWNLVDLLRAHHPRVTVEPDALFIEDDNIWTAAGTAAGIDLCLHLVRTTHGSEAAATIARSMVTAPFRSGTQAQFIEHPTPRADRDADALASVREYALRHLHEPLAVTDLAARAGMSARSFARHFTAATGTTPLRWLLDQRVVAAQRLLERTDLPMPEVARRAGFGSEVTMRQHFASRLATSPRAYRASFTGGSSPIAR; the protein is encoded by the coding sequence GTGCCGAGTCACCCCGCCCCACCGCGTGCACCAGCCCCCCAGCGCATCGCCCTCCTCACCTTCCCCGGCGTCCGCGCGTTCGACGTCTCCGTCATCACGGAGGTCTGGGGCACCGACCGGACCGACCGAGGCGTGCCCGCCTTCGACCTGCGCCGTGTCGCGGCCGACCCCGCACCCGTACCGATCCGAGGCGGCCTGACCCTCACCCCCGACCGCACCCTCGACTGGCTGACCGGCCTCACCGGCACGGACCTGGTCGTCGTCCCCGGCCTGGACGACCACCTCACGCCCGCCCCGCGGCCCCTCCTGGAAGCCCTGCGCGAGGCGCACACCCGAGGGATCACCGTCGCCGCACTCTGCGGCGGCGCCTTCACCCTCGCCCAGGCAGGACTGCTCGACGGCCGCCGAGCGATCACCCACTGGAACCTCGTCGACCTGCTCCGCGCCCACCACCCCCGCGTCACCGTGGAACCCGACGCCCTCTTCATCGAGGACGACAACATCTGGACCGCGGCGGGCACGGCCGCCGGCATCGACCTGTGCCTGCACCTCGTCCGCACCACCCACGGCTCCGAAGCCGCCGCGACCATCGCCCGGTCGATGGTCACCGCCCCTTTCCGGTCCGGCACCCAGGCCCAGTTCATCGAGCACCCGACCCCGCGCGCCGACCGCGACGCCGATGCCCTCGCCTCCGTCCGCGAGTACGCCCTCCGGCACCTCCACGAACCGCTCGCCGTCACCGACCTCGCCGCCCGCGCGGGCATGTCGGCGCGCTCCTTCGCCCGCCACTTCACGGCGGCCACCGGCACGACCCCGCTCCGCTGGCTCCTGGACCAGCGCGTCGTGGCCGCGCAGAGACTCCTCGAACGCACCGACCTCCCCATGCCCGAGGTGGCCCGCCGCGCGGGCTTCGGCAGCGAGGTCACGATGCGCCAGCACTTCGCGTCGCGCCTCGCCACCAGCCCTCGCGCCTACCGCGCCTCGTTCACCGGCGGCAGCAGCCCGATCGCCCGATAG
- a CDS encoding ABC transporter permease produces the protein MNAYRTFATAARVLRQLRHDPRSIALMILVPCVMLLLLRYVFDGSPQTFDSIGASLLGIFPLITMFLVTSIATLRERTSGTLERLLAMPLGKGDLIAGYALAFGALAVIQSVLATGLALWALGLEVTGSAWLLLLIALLDALLGTALGLFVSAFASSEFQAVQFMPAVIFPQLLLCGLFAARDTMQPILEWISNVLPMSYAVDGMNQVVHNPDVTGHFIRDVVIVAGSALPVLALGAATLRRRTT, from the coding sequence ATGAACGCCTACCGCACCTTCGCCACCGCCGCGCGAGTCCTGCGCCAGCTCCGCCACGACCCGCGCTCCATCGCGCTGATGATCCTGGTCCCCTGCGTGATGCTGCTCCTCCTGCGCTACGTCTTCGACGGCAGCCCGCAGACCTTCGACTCCATCGGCGCCTCACTCCTCGGCATCTTCCCGCTCATCACGATGTTCCTGGTCACCTCCATCGCCACCCTCCGCGAACGCACCTCAGGCACCCTCGAACGGCTCCTCGCCATGCCCCTCGGCAAAGGCGACCTCATCGCCGGGTACGCCCTCGCCTTCGGCGCCCTCGCCGTCATCCAGTCCGTCCTCGCCACGGGACTCGCCCTCTGGGCCCTCGGCCTCGAAGTCACCGGCTCCGCGTGGCTGCTCCTCCTGATCGCCCTGCTCGACGCCCTCCTCGGCACCGCCCTTGGCCTCTTCGTCTCGGCCTTCGCCTCCTCCGAATTCCAGGCCGTCCAGTTCATGCCGGCCGTGATCTTCCCCCAGCTCCTGCTCTGCGGCCTGTTCGCCGCACGCGACACCATGCAGCCGATCCTGGAGTGGATCTCCAACGTCCTCCCCATGTCGTACGCCGTCGACGGCATGAACCAGGTCGTCCACAACCCCGACGTCACCGGCCACTTCATCCGCGACGTCGTGATCGTCGCCGGCAGCGCCCTCCCGGTCCTCGCCCTCGGCGCGGCCACCCTCCGCCGCCGCACGACGTAA
- a CDS encoding cysteine hydrolase family protein — translation MEIAANAALVVVDVQKGFEEEEFWGARNNPGADDNIASLIDVWQATGRPVVFVRHDSPKPESPLRPGYVGNGFKEYVEERRGKGAGDELLVSKTVNSAFYGTPDLDAWFKAAGITQVVVAGIQTNMCAETTARMGGNLGYEVVFALDATYTFDLVGPFGWRCAAEELARATAVSLHGGGFAQVVTTETVRGAAAR, via the coding sequence ATGGAGATCGCAGCGAACGCAGCACTGGTCGTGGTGGACGTACAGAAGGGGTTCGAGGAGGAGGAGTTCTGGGGGGCTCGGAACAACCCGGGGGCCGACGACAACATCGCGTCGTTGATCGACGTATGGCAGGCGACGGGGCGGCCGGTCGTCTTCGTACGGCATGACTCGCCGAAGCCGGAGTCGCCGTTGCGGCCGGGGTACGTGGGCAACGGCTTCAAGGAGTACGTCGAGGAGCGGCGGGGGAAGGGCGCCGGGGACGAGTTGCTGGTGTCCAAGACCGTGAACTCGGCCTTCTACGGCACGCCGGATCTGGACGCCTGGTTCAAGGCCGCGGGGATCACGCAGGTCGTGGTGGCCGGGATCCAGACCAACATGTGCGCGGAGACGACGGCGCGGATGGGCGGGAACCTGGGGTACGAGGTGGTGTTCGCGCTGGACGCGACGTACACCTTCGATCTGGTGGGGCCCTTCGGCTGGCGGTGTGCGGCGGAGGAGCTGGCGCGGGCCACGGCTGTTTCCCTGCACGGCGGGGGCTTCGCGCAGGTGGTGACCACGGAGACGGTGCGGGGTGCGGCCGCGCGGTAG
- the trpS gene encoding tryptophan--tRNA ligase, producing the protein MTRIFSGVKPTGHLTLGNYLGAVRQWAEVDQFRADSLFSIVDLHALTVDHDPGRVRRLSRQAATLLLASGIDPERATVFVQSHVDEHARLSYLLECVATDGEMRRMIQYKEKSVRERARGGSVRLSLLTYPVLMAADILAYGADEVPVGEDQTQHVELTRDLAVRFNQRYGQTFVVPRATPPKVAARVMDLQDPTSKMGKSHEAGAGIVYLLDEPDVVSKKIMRAVTDSGSEIVFDPESKPGISNLLEILASCQGGNPEALSGAYESYGALKKDTAEAVVELLRPVQLRHKELVADPGYLEGVLRRGAERARGMAKPTVDGAYRAIGLLPPVNEAR; encoded by the coding sequence ATGACGAGGATCTTCAGCGGGGTCAAGCCGACCGGGCATCTGACCCTGGGGAACTACCTGGGAGCCGTCCGGCAGTGGGCCGAGGTCGACCAGTTCCGGGCCGACTCCCTCTTCAGCATCGTCGACCTGCACGCCCTGACCGTGGACCACGATCCCGGGCGGGTGCGCAGGCTCAGCAGGCAGGCGGCGACGCTGCTGCTCGCGTCGGGCATCGATCCCGAGCGGGCGACCGTCTTCGTCCAGAGTCATGTGGACGAGCACGCCCGGCTGTCGTATCTGCTGGAGTGCGTCGCGACGGACGGCGAGATGCGGCGGATGATCCAGTACAAGGAGAAGTCCGTACGGGAACGGGCGCGGGGCGGGAGCGTGCGGCTGTCGCTCCTCACCTATCCCGTGCTGATGGCCGCGGACATCCTGGCGTACGGCGCGGACGAGGTGCCGGTCGGTGAGGACCAGACCCAGCACGTCGAGCTGACGCGGGATCTCGCGGTGCGGTTCAACCAGCGGTACGGGCAGACCTTCGTCGTACCGCGGGCCACGCCGCCCAAGGTGGCCGCGCGCGTCATGGACCTCCAGGACCCGACGTCGAAGATGGGCAAGTCCCACGAGGCCGGTGCCGGGATCGTCTATCTGCTCGACGAGCCGGACGTCGTCAGCAAGAAGATCATGCGGGCCGTCACGGACAGCGGCAGCGAGATCGTCTTCGACCCCGAGTCAAAGCCGGGGATCTCGAACCTGCTGGAGATCCTCGCGTCTTGTCAGGGCGGCAATCCGGAAGCCTTGAGCGGTGCGTATGAGTCGTACGGCGCGTTGAAGAAGGACACCGCGGAGGCCGTGGTGGAACTGCTCAGGCCCGTACAGCTGCGGCACAAGGAGCTGGTGGCGGACCCCGGGTATCTGGAGGGGGTGCTGCGACGGGGGGCCGAGCGGGCTCGGGGCATGGCCAAGCCGACGGTGGACGGGGCCTATCGGGCGATCGGGCTGCTGCCGCCGGTGAACGAGGCGCGGTAG